The region GTAATACATCATGCGTGGAAACTGGATCGGACAAGGCAGTATTTTCACCGGCAACACCTCCACGAACCGCTCGCAATATTGTCGCCCGGTGGTCAGCACAAGCAAGGTCGATGCCACCATGGCAGGGATCAACCCAAAATACGGGCAACGTGCCGCAATGTGCCGCTGTAAACCTTGGCTGGCCAGATAGTCATCAATCACGCCTTTGGCACCTGGGTGCAGGGCTGCGGGTGCAATGTGATCCACCGCCAGCCAGGCCTCCTTGTCCCAGCCACGGCGCACCGCCGGGTGGTTGCTGGCCACCAGGCACACCACGTCATCACCAAACAGGCGGCCCAGATGCAGGTCTTGGGGTGGTGTGGCCCAGTTGCCAATCACCACATCCACATCCCCCTGCGCCAACTGGGTGCGGTAGTCTGAGGCGGCCGAGAGTGGGGATATTTCCACATGGCACAGCGGAGCCAGCGTTTTGATTTGTGCCACCAGTTTGGGTAAAAAATGTGGATCCAGGTAATCGCTGGCGGCAATCCGAAAAGTGTGCTGGGCCTGCGTCGGGTCAAACCCGCGTGCGTCAGAAAACAGCACCTGGGCCGCCTGCAAAATACGCGCCGCCGGGTCGAGCATACGCAGCCCGGCCTCGGTGGGCACCATACTTGCACCGGAACGCACCAAAAGTGGGTCACCCGAGAATTCGCGCAACCGCTTGAGCGCGCTGCTCACCGCCGGCTGGTGCATGCCCAGACGGATGGCGGCTCTTGAAACGCTTCGTTCGGACAACACCGTGTGTAATACCTTGATCAAATGAATGTCAATGCTGCCGAAAACATCGCGCTCTTTCATACCCTTGATCCAATACCTGCCATATGCTTAGCCTTATGCTGCGGGGAAGTGTGTGTCTTACCCTTTGCTTTTATCGTGTTTCTGATTGCTGCCCATGCCGCCCATGAAAACCCCTGAACTTCAGTTTGTCTGGCGTGGCGAGATCATCTCGCTGCGCAATGTACCACCCACCCGCACGCTGCTGCAGTTGCTGCGCGAAGACCTGGGCCACAGCGCCACCAAAGAGGGTTGCAACGAGGGCGACTGCGGGGCCTGCACCGTGGTGCTGGGTGAAAACCAGGGCGGCCAGATGCGCTACCTGGCGGTCAACAGTTGCATTCGCCTGGCGCATTCGATTCACGGCATGGCCTTGTGGACGGCAGCAGACCTGAGCTCGCCAGACCAGACACCCCACCCGGTGCAACAAGCCTTGCACCAGTGCCATGCCAGCCAGTGCGGCTTTTGCACCCCGGGTTTTGCCATGAGCCTGTTTGGCCTGTACCAGAACCAGGTGCTGAAAGACCAGCCGGTGACGCGCAGCGTGGCGCAAGAAGCGCTGTCGGGCAACCTGTGCCGCTGCACCGGTTACCGGCCCATTCTGGATGCCGCTCAACAGATGCAGCACTTGCCCAAGCAGTCATTGGATGAAGCTCAATTGCTACAAAAATTAGAGCTGCTTGCGCATGATTCACCTGCGATAGAGGCCAATTTTTCATATAAAAACCCAGTCACACTGAAAAACTTGCTGAGCCAGCGTGCGGCCCACCCGCAAGCCCAGATCGTGGCGGGCTGTACCGATGTGGGCCTGTGGGTCAACAAGTTGCACATGGACTTTGCCCAGGTGCTGGATGTGACCCGTGTGGCAGAGCTGCGGCAAATCGAGGCCACCACCACCCACACGGTGATTGGCGCTGCGGTGCGGCTAAGCGATGCTTTTGCCGCCCTGGAGGCCGAGCGCCCCCAGTTGCACAGCTTCTTCAGCCGCTTTGCCGGGCTGCCGGTGCGCAACTCTGGCACGCTGGGCGGCAACATTGCCAATGGCTCCCCGATTGGCGACAGCATGCCGCTGCTGATTGCGCTGCGGACCAGCGTGGTGCTGATGAGTGTGCACGGCGCAAGGGAACTGCCGCTGGAAGACTTCTACACCGGTTACCGCAAAAACCTGCTGGCTGCCGACGAGGTGCTGGCCTATGTGCACATCCCCCGCCCGCAGGCTGGCGAAAACCTGCGGGCTTACAAAATCTCCAAGCGCCTGGAGGACGACATCTCAGCCGTCTGCCTGGTCATCAACTTGCAGATTCAAAACGGTCTCATCACCCAGGCCAGCATCGGCGCAGGCGGCGTGGCCGCCACCCCGGCGCGTGCCCGGCAGACCGAGGCGGCGTTACAAGGCCAGCCCTGGGCCCATGCCAGCCTGAGCCAAGCCATGGTCACCTTGCGCGGCGAATTCCAGCCGATTTCTGACATGCGGGCCAGCGCCGCTTACCGCACCCAGGTGCTGGGCAATCTGCTGGAACGCTTCTGGCAGGAGATTCAAGCCCCCACATCAGCCAGCCTGCTGAATCTGAGCCTGGAAGGAGATGCCCCATGACAACAACCGCAGCGGGCCAGTCCCACCCCCACGAAAGTGCCGCCGCCCAAATTGCCGGTGCAGCCCTCTACATTGACGACCTGCCCGAGGTGCGCGGCACACTCTACGCCGCCCCGATCCTGTCCAAGGTGGCGCATGGCAAGCTGATCAGCATCGACACGCAAGCAGCCCTGGCCCGGCCCGGCGTGCGTGCGGTGCTGCTGGCCGCCGATGTGCCCGGCCACAAGATGCTGGCCGCCTTTGCCGGGGACGAGCCGGTGTTTGCCATCGACACCGTGCAGTATGTCGGCCAGGCCCTGGGTGTGGTGGTGGCCGACAGCATGGCGCAAGCGCTGCATGCTGCCCGCCTAGTGACCGCGCAAATTGAACCCTTGCCCGCCGTGCTGGACGTGCGCCAGGCCCTGGCAGCGCAGAGTTTTGTGCTGCCGCCGGTGACGGTGCGCCGGGGTGATGCCGCCCAGGCATTGGCGCATGCGCCGCACCGCTTTCAAGGCACGCTGGAGGTCGGTGGCCAGGAACACTTTTACCTGGAAGGCCAGATCGCCTACGCCCTGCCGCAAGAGCAAAACCAGTGGCTCATCCACAGCAGCACCCAGCACCCCGGCGAGGTGCAGCACTGGGTAGCGCATGCGCTGGGCTTGGATAACCATGCGGTGCGGGTCGAATGCCGCCGCATGGGCGGAGGCTTTGGCGGCAAGGAAACCCAGGCCGGGCATCTGACGGTGTGGGCCGCCGTGGCCGCGCACAAGCTGCAACGCCCGGTGAAACTGCGACTGGATCGGGACGACGATTTCATGCTGACCGGCAAGCGCCACCCCTTCTCTTACGACTATCAGGTCGGCTTTGACGACACCGGCCGACTGTGTGGCCTGCAAGTACAAATGCTGGCGCACTGCGGCTTCAGCGCCGACTTGTCTGGCCCGGTGGCGGATCGGGCGATTTTTCATGCCGACAACGCCTACTTTTTGCAAGATGTCGAGATCAGTTCTTACCGCTGCAAGCTCAACACCCAGAGCCACACCGCATTCCGTGGCTTTGGCGGGCCGCAGGGCATGATCGTCACCGAAACCATTCTGGGCGACATTGCCCGCTACCTCAAGCTAGACCCCTTGGCGGTGCGCCAGCGCAACCTGTACAGCGAAGAGCCGGTCGATGCAGATGCCAACGTCAAGCGCAACACCACCCACTACGGCATGCAAGTGGAAGGCAATATCCTCGCCCCATTGCTCTCAAAATTGGAGCTGTCTGCGCAATACCAGCAACGCCGAGAGGCCATTTTGGCTTGGAACTCTGAAAACTCGGTGGTGAAACGCGGCATCGCCATCACACCAGTCAAATTTGGCATCAGCTTCACCGCCACGCTGTTCAACCAGGCCGGGGCCTTGGTGCATGTGTACCTGGACGGCAGCATCAGCGTGAACCATGGCGGCACCGAGATGGGCCAAGGTTTACACACCAAAGTGGCGCAAATCGTGGCCGATGAACTGGGTGTGCCGCTGCACCGGGTGCGCGCCAGCGCCAGCGACACCAGCAAAATCCCCAACGCCTCAGCCACCGCTGCCTCTGCCGGCACCGATCTGAATGGCCGCGCCGCCCAGTTTGCGGCCCGCCATGTGCGTGACAACCTGGCTGCGTTTGTGTGTGGGCTGGACGGCGTGGGCGCTGGCGCGGTGCAGTTTGCTGGCGGGCAGGTGATCACCCCCAAAGCCACACGCAGCTTTGAGGTGGTGGTGGCGCTGGCCTACGCCAACCGCATCCAGCTCTGGAGCGACGGTTTTTACCGCACGCCCAAAATCCACTACGACAAAACCACCCTGACCGGGCGGCCGTTTTACTACTTTGCCTATGGCGCAGCCTGCACCGAGGTTGCCATTGACACCCTCACCGGAGAAAGCCGGGTACTGAAGGTCGACATCCTGCACGACGTGGGCCGCTCCATCAACCCCGCGCTGGACATCGGCCAGATCGAAGGCGGCTTTGTGCAAGGCATGGGCTGGCTCATCACCGAAGAACTGGTCTGGAATGCCCAGGGTGTGCTGAGCACCCACGCCCCCAGCACCTACAAGATCCCCACCGCTGGCGATGTGCCGGAACACTTCAAAATCGACTTGTGGCCCGAGCCGAACACCGAGGACAACGTATTCGGCTCCAAAGCCGTCGGCGAGCCACCCTTCATGCTGGCCATCAGCGTGTTTGAGGCGCTGCGTGACGCGGTGGCGCAGGCGCGGGGGGATGGGGAGGTGGTGCGGCTGACTGCGCCGGCTACGGCGGAGAATGTGCTGCGGGCGTTGGGGGGTGATTAGGGGTGGGGCGGGAGTGTCAGGTAGAGGCTGTTATGCGGAGCTGTACATAACAGCCTCTATGCTCATATCGCAACTATGCGCAGATGGTTGGGTGCAGATGACGCTCAGGCAGGCATCGCGCGGCACGCGGCCAGGTGGCCGGATGCAAAGCTGGACATAGTTTTCCGGTCGGAGCCATGGGTGGATACCACTTCGGGAAATCCCCGTGGGCAGCATCCACCGTTTTCTTCACAGCTACACCCAATACAAAGATGGTGGCTGCAATGCTCCGTGCTCGTTCACGAGAGCCATAACTATGCACAGACTTCGTCGGCCCCGAAGTCTCACTGCCAGAGGGGCCGACGGCATTTACAAACAACCATCTGCACATAGTTGTCACCTGCGCATAGAGACCCATTGCTGTCGTTCGCTCCGCTACAAAGCAGTCACTTAACAAATGAAAGAGGCACTTTCGTCAGGTCAAAGGGATGCAGTTGATCTACCCGGATGGCTGTGTAGCAGATGCGGTGGCCAACATCCTGCGTAGACAAGTGCAGGAATTAACGCGATAGCTGTTTCCTTTTCGCAAGTTCATGGCTTTCAGTCGTGAGAGAATGCGTAGTTGAATCTACCTAACTCGTTACATAAATGCTACTTTCGGTCAACATCCGTAAATTTCGATCGTGCAACAGCGTCGAACTGAATGATATGCACGAGTTGCTGGCGCTCATTGGGCGAAATGGCGTTGGTAAGACTAACATTCTCAAAGCCATTGAGTGGGCGGCCGGTATTGAATCCTTGCCGTCGGGAATTGGTCCCGATATTGGTAGCCCGATACGGGGGGATATCGTATTGAGAATGACGCTAGGCAATCAAATTTTTCGATATGCCGTTGCGGTCGATTTCGACATGGAAAAGGAATCAGAAATACAAGCCAATGCCTTCCCAGCTTTCTTTTTGAAAGAAGAATTGACAATAGAGTCCGACGACGGCGGCGCCGAAATCATGATCTTCTCGCTAAATAGGGGAGACTTGAAAGTTGGAGATGGATCAATTGCTGCAAAAATTGGGTCGCTGAGTCCTGGTGGCTCGGCAATCTTGGCTTTGTATCCTGATCATAAAGTGGCGCCTCTTCTGAGAGAGGTGATTGCGTTTCTTTCTGCTATTCGCTACTACCCACTCGAAGAAATAGAGGATGATGGGCGAGCCAACCTGTTTGTGTCAAACAATGAGTTTCAAACATGGGTTAGTACACGATCCAAGACTCAAGGTGCGAACAAGTTGATATTGTTGAAGATATTGGACTTAAAGCTCAATCGCCCAGAAACGTTCAACGAATTGCTGGCGTTGCTTGGGCCTGATGGTCTTGCGTTAATTTCAAACATACTTGTACGGACTTTTGAAATTCCCGCTGCTCTGGAAGAAGAATCAAAGAAAGATCAGACCAGAAAGTACCACTTCATAGAATTTGCGCCAACAGGAACGAAAGAGGAATCGGTCTACCCGTTTTCGAGCCTGTCATTTGGAACGCGCAGAATCATTAGGCTTGTAACATCTGTAGTGTACGATGATGCATCCGTTTCGCTAATAGAGCAACCCGAAGACGGAATACACCATGGTCTATTACATAAGCTAATTCCGCTCCTGCGATCATACGCAAACCCCAAACAATTTTTGGTCACGAGTCATTCGACCGCGGTATTCAATCGAATTGAGCCCAGTGAAATACGACTCGTTGATCTCGCGGACGGCCAAACCACTATTCGTTCATTGACGGCGACAGAGCTCAGTGCCGCCGAAAGCTTCATGGAAAATGACGGCCCCTTGTCAGAGTTTGTCGAATCGGTGCAGGAGCAGTAACTTTGTACGCAGTTCTTGCCGAAGACACTTCAGACGTTGAAACTCTAACGACCTTAATAAAGCGGATCGCGAACAACAACGGTATCAGCGTAAAAGGAAAAGGGTATTGCGGATGCTCTGGGATGTTGATTAAAGGCGCTCGTGACTTGCGCATGTTTCACGACATGGGAAGGACGCAGCGCTATGTTGTGTGTTACGACTCTGATGGTTGTGATCCAGTTGTGCGACGCCAAGAACTCATTGATAAAGTGATTGGGCCATCAGGCGTAATGGCGCCAATTTGTGCTTTGGTGCCAACCCAGGAGATGGAGTCATGGATATTGGCTGACATCAGTGCAGTGCAGAAGGTGATAACTGGCTGGGTTCCGGACAAGGATATTTTGCATCCAGAGACGATTGATAGCCCCAAGGAGTATCTGGAAAAGATGAGCCGCCTGAGGCAGCGACCACGCTATTCTCATGCAACGCATAACTCGAAAATTGCAAAATACTTAGATATCGCCAAATTATTGAGTAAGTGTCCTTCTTTCGCTCCGCTCTATAAATTGGTGACAACGGGTAAGGCGTAAGGATTATCCTGAGATTCCAGGATATCCGATGGGGCATACCTGAATTCCACCCGCTAATGCTGATGCCCTAACAAGTAGCAAAGCCCATGCTGCCATGGGTAGTAGCCAATTTCACAAGAAGTTGAAGTTATTTCCACACATTTGAACCCTGTCGCCTATCCTAGTGAAATTTGGTTGACGTCGAGTTCACGTCTTTCGACGTTTCATTTGGTTAGCACTATAGCCCAGTGGGCCATGCGCCTGAATGGCTGCTCCCGCTGCCAAGCGGCTGAAGACATCACTCAAAAGCATGCATAGCTCTCTCCAGCAGTCAAGCCGCCGTGTGCGTATTCTTCCACTCTCGCATCCTGTCGTTTACCCGTGTCTGCCAGCTTCGCCCAGTGGCGCGTAACGCCGCCAGCACATCTGAATCCAAGCGCAATCGGCTACGGCGGGGAATGTGTTGCGGGCGTTGGAGGGGTGATGCAAGGCAGGCCGGGCATGTCTGGCAAAGACCATTTTGCAGAATTTCGCCCTGCTGAATTGCCATCCAGAAAGCCGACTTTAGGCAGCAAAATTGGGCTGCCATCGGCTGATGCGTCAGGCGTTGTCTCAAGCAACCCTAGGTGGTCAGTAGATGGCACAAACCAATTTGCTAATAGTTGGTCTACACTGCAGATCATGTTTCACCTCCAAAAGGCAAGTCAATGACCACAACTGCCGAGACTATTGATCACGCAACACTTGAACACCTGGCAGGCGCAGGCGCTATCCGTGGGGCTAGTGTTGTCGGCCATCCTGGTGGCTGGGGTGTCGTGTTTCAGTACGGCACGACCGAGCGCGCCCTTGCGGTCAAGCGTGGCCAGGTTCGTATTTTTAAAAAGTTCGACACGCTTGTGGTCTACCTCAAGCAAATCGGCATTGAGACATTCAAGACTGACACCAGGCAATTCGACCCCACAGTCACGCACGTCAAGCGGGCCGACACTTCGCAGCGAATGCGCAAAGCCCATGAAGCTGCGGCACACGATACGTGGTTTCGCACCCAGGTTGAGCACGGCATCAAAGAAGCCGACGATCCAAACACGCAATGGGTATCCAATGAGGCCGTCAAAGCCACCAGCGCCAAGTTGCGTGCGGCTTGGGCCAAGAAAGCACAAGCGGCGGCAGCTTGAAAACCATCAAGTGGCTACCCACAGCCAGCACCCATCGATTTGAACAACTGGACTACATCGCCCAGGACAACCCCTTGGCCGCAATGAGTCAGGACGAGCAGATCGAGCACCAAGTAGACATGCTGATGCAACACCCGCAAATGGGACGGCCAGGGCGAATGAAAGGCACCCGCGAGCTGGTGATCAGCCGCACGCCGTTTATCGTGGTCTACCGTGTCAAAGGCACGCACATCGAGATCATCCGGCTGCTGCACAGCTCGCAGCAGTGGCCAGTCAAGGTCTGATGCCGCAGTCTGCGAGCGGCGTTCGATTTGTCTCCAAATTCATGAAATTGGATTACCCGCAAGCTGGCATTGTTTTCATTCAAAAACGTCCTCACCCCAATGGCAAATACAAGGCCATCGACATATCTTGACAAGCCTTGAAACCGCAGTGTTGGTAGAGCGCTTTGCCTTTTCATTTTTGGCATCGACCACAAGGGCATCCCCACATCCATGGGCATACTCATGACCACTGGAACCCCGCAACAACCCCTCAGGCCCGCTTGATCTTGGCCGCACTTGCCAGTGCTTTTTGCAGTGCCGGATTGGGTGTGAATGTGCGCTGGATCGCAGCGGTGAAGGCCAGAAAATCGCGCTCAGAAAGCGTGATACGTGACTCTTGCTCAGGCAAAGTCTGCGCTTTTTCCTTGACTGAACTGAGCTTCAAACCCTCAAACTCCAGCCAAAGACCTCAGTGCATTCGGGTTGACCAGGTTCAGCACCCGGCCGGTGCCGCTGATCAGGCTTTGCTCGCGCAAATGGCGCAGCACGCGAGAAAAGGTTTCCGGGGCGATGCCGAGTTGGGTGGCGATGCTGCGTTTGCGTTGTTGCAATTCCACCGCCATCAGGCCTTGTTCGCTGGGCCGGGCATGGCTGAGCAACCATTCGGCACAGCGTGCTTCAGCGTCTTTGGCCAAACGGCTGACGGCAAACTCGGTTTGTCTACGGTGCGCCATAGCCACATCGGTCAACACTGCCCGTGCCGATTCGGGCAAGTCAGAGATGCCTTGGCGAAAGGCGAGCAAACTGACTTGACGCAGGAGCACGGGTGAGTCAGCTACTGCGTCTGTCAGATGAGGCAGCCCCAGAACAGCAGAGCTGGCGTCCAGCCAGCAAGGGCCTTCCAGTACACCAATTTGGTGCTCCAGAAGGCCACCTTCAAACATGCCAAGGGCGACACGCCCGGATTCAATGTAGCTGACTGAATCTGTCTTGACACCACGCTGCAACAAAAGCTGCCCACGGGTTGTACTCAGAATTTCTGCGGTGGGATCAAGGGTTTGAATGGTAAACATGGCCGTCACTGTGCCGTGCACCAAGCCCAAACACCTTGAGCAAGATCAACTTATTGGCAAAAACCCCTGTATGCCACAAACTCCGGTGAGAAACTTACTCGCCCAAATAGGCGGCACGCACCTTGGGGTCTGTCAACATGGTTTTGCCTTCACCCGTCATGGTGATCAGGCCGGAATCCATGACATAACCACGGTCAGCAATGGCCAGGGCACGGCTGGCGTTTTGTTCCACCAGCAAAATGGTGACACCCTGCGCGTAGACATCTCGTATCACTTCAAAGATCTTGTCCACCATGATGGGTGACAAACCCATGGAGGGTTCGTCCAAGAGCAATACTTTGGGGCGGCTGATCAGGGCTCGGCCCATGGCCAGCATTTGCTGCTCACCGCCGCTGAGTGTGCCAGCGAGTTGATCCTTGCGTTCTTTCAAGCGCGGGAAGATGGTGAACACTTTGTCAATGTCGATCAGAATTTCGGCCTTGTCGTCACGGATGTAGGCCCCCATTTGCAGGTTTTCCAGAATCGTCATGCGAGTGAAAATGCCGCGACCTTCCGGCACCATGGCCAGGCCCTGCTTGACCAGATCCCACGGCCCTTGACCACGAATGCTCTTGCCCAGGTATTCAATGTCACCATCATTGATAGGGAGCGAACCCGTGATGGCCTTCATGGTGGTTGTTTTGCCTGCGCCATTGGAACCAATGAGTGATACCAGTTCACCTTCATTGACTTCAAAGTCGACACCTTTGACGGCCTGAATGCCGCCATATGCCACTTTGAGACCTTTGATTTTCAGAAGAGTTTTTGCCATGTTGTATTCCTTGTGCCGCCAAGCTGTTAATGGCCGCCGGTGCCTAAGTAGGCTTCAATCACTTTTTCATTGCGCTGTACGTCTGCGGGGGTGCCTTCGGCAATTTGTTTGCCGTAGTCGAGCACCGTCACGCGATCACACAAGCCCATTACCAGTTTCACGTCATGCTCAATGAGCAGAATCGTACGGTTGTCATTGCGGATTTTGTCAATCAACTCACGCAGCAGCACTTTTTCGGTGCTGTTCATGCCCGCTGCGGGTTCATCCAGGGCAATGAGTTGCGGGTCAGTGGCCAGGGCACGGGCAATTTCCAGTCGGCGCTGGTCACCATAACTGAGGGTGCGGGCTTTGAATTCAGCCAGATGGCCAATACCAACATAGTTCAACAGTTCCTGCGATCTGGCCGTGATGGCGGCTTCTTCGGCCATAAAACCTGCGGTGTGAAACACGGCTCCCAGCAAACCGGAATGGGTGCGCACATGGCGACCTACCATCACGTTTTCAAGCGCGGTCATTTCGGCAAACAAGCGGATATTTTGAAAGGTACGTGCAATACCCGCTTTGGCCACCTCATGCACCGCCGTGGGTTTGTAGGGTTTGCCAGCCAATTCAAATGAGCCTGTGTCAGGGGTGTAGAGGCCGGTCAGCACATTAAAAAACGTGGTTTTACCAGCGCCATTGGGGCCAATCAGGCCATACACCTGGCCACGTTTGATTTTGATGCCCACATCGCTCAAGGCCTGCAAGCCGCCAAAGCGTTTGGATACGCCGGAAACGTTGAGTACGGTGTCTGTCATGTGATTCCTTCTTCAGTGGGGCAGACTCGTGGTCTGCCCTTTTGGATGTCTTGGATACGCTGATTGCAAGAGGCGGTCAGGGTTTGGTCGTTTGCAAGGCCTTGCCATGTTCAGGTGCCGGCCACAAACCGCGAGGACGCAACAACATGATGACGATCATGGCCAGGGCAATCAGCAACTGGCGCAAAATGGCCGAGTCGAGTCGCCCACCGGTCATTTCCTGCAAGGGGCCCGCCACATAACGCAAGATTTCCGGCAGGGCTGATAACGCCAGGGCTCCCATGATCACCCCAGGCAAGTGACCAATGCCGCCCAACACCACCATGGCCACAATCATCACAGACTCCATCAGGCTGAAGGATTCGGGAGAAATAAAGCCTTGGAATGACGCAAACATGGCCCCGGACACGCCGCCAAAGGTTGCGCCCATGCCGAACGCCAACAGTTTCAGGTTGCGGGTATTGATGCCCATGGCCTTGGCGGCAATCTCGTCTTCACGAATGGCCATCCAGGCGCGCCCTACGCGTGACAGTTGCAAGCGATGCGAAATCAGCACACTGAACACCACCAACACCAAAAACAGGTAGTAATACAACGTAACCGATGGCAGTTCAAAACCAAACAATTCGGTGGTACGGCCAAAGCTCATGCCAAAAAACGACAAGGCATCAATTTCACCCATACCTTTGGGGCCATTGGTGATGTTGATCGGGTAATCCAGGTTGTTCATGAAGACACGAATGATTTCACCAAAACCCAGCGTCACGATGGCCAGATAGTCACCCCGCAAGCGCAAGGTGGGTGCGCCCAGCAACACACCAAGCAAGCCAGCTAAACCTGCAGCGGCTGGGATGATGATCCAGATGGGGGTGTGCAAGCCGTCCGGGAACATGGCCGCAATAGCCGGGAAGGTCTCTGTCAAATGCGGAGAAGCCAGCAGCCCATACATATAGGCACCAATGGCAAAAAAGGCTACATAACCCAAATCCAGTAGCCCGGCATAACCCACCACAATGTTCAGACCCAGTGCCAGCAACACATACAGCAGCGCCATGTCTGCAATACGCACCCAGGCATTGCCAAAGCTTTGCAACACCAGCGGAACCAGCAACAAGCCAACCGCAGCCAGCAAGAAAACGATGATTTGTTTTTGTTTCATGTTCTGTCTCCTTACGCCCGGTCTGCCACGCGCTCACCCAACAAGCCCGAGGGCCGCAGTGTCAGCACAATGATCAACACAATAAACGCAAAAATATCCGAGTAATTGCTACCCAGCACACCACCCGTCAGCACACCGATATAACCCGCACCGAGTGATTCAATCAGTCCCAAAGCGATCCCGCCCACAACAGCACCAGCCAAATTACCAATGCCGCCAAACACCGCCGCAGTGAAGGCTTTCAAGCCTGGCAAGAAGCCCATGGTGTGCTGTACCGTGCCGTAATTGGCCGCCCACATGATGCCGGCAATGGCTGCCAATACCGCACCAATCACAAAGGTGGCAGAAATCACCAGATCAGGTTTCACCCCCATCAGCGCTGCTACGCGGGGATTTTCGGCTGTGGCACGCATGGCTCGCCCCAACTTGGTGAAATTGACCAACCACATCAACCCAGCCAGCGACATCACGGTCATGCCCAAAATCAGGACTTGGGTGAGCGTAATGACCGCACCACCCACCTCATAGGGCACGATGGGCAGCAGGCTGGGATAAGGCTTGTAGTTGGGTTTCCAGATGATCATGGCCAATGTTTGCAGCAGCAAAGACATGCCAATGGCGGTGATCAAGGGGGCCAGTCGCGGGCTGTTGCGCAAGGGGCGATAAGCTATTTTTTCAATACTGAAATTCAGCACTGCGGCCACCACGCATGAAATCACCAGTGCAATGATCAAAATGATCCATCCAGGCGTTCCTGGCATGGCCTCTTTCATCATGCCGATCACCGTCCAGCTGGTGAGCGCGCCCACCATCAACACCTCTCCGTGGGCGAAATTGATCAGCCCGATGATGCCGTACACCATGGTGTAGCCCAAGGCTACCAAGGCATACATGCTGCCTAACACCAGACCATTGATGATCTGCTGCAAGAATATTTCCATATGTTCTTCTCCGATTTTTGGCGGGTGGTTTCATCAACACCCCGAGTGTGATGAGCGGTACAGCCTTTTGGGCCCTGCCGATGTGTTAGCAATAAACCTGCCAACCTGGAAGGGCGGCTGTAAAGTGGTCGAGATTGTAGTCATGGCCATCCCCTACCTTAGAGGCCATTTGCACGGGTTTACCCTTGAGTTAAAGTTTGATTAGCAAGGTTTACAACCCATCAGCGCGCTTGATCATTGCGCGCTTTCAGACTGCGTAATTTGTCGGCAATTTTGATCTCCAGACCTCGTTCGACTGGCTGATAAAACCCTGGCTCGGCCATGCCATCGG is a window of Rhodoferax lithotrophicus DNA encoding:
- a CDS encoding AAA family ATPase; the protein is MHELLALIGRNGVGKTNILKAIEWAAGIESLPSGIGPDIGSPIRGDIVLRMTLGNQIFRYAVAVDFDMEKESEIQANAFPAFFLKEELTIESDDGGAEIMIFSLNRGDLKVGDGSIAAKIGSLSPGGSAILALYPDHKVAPLLREVIAFLSAIRYYPLEEIEDDGRANLFVSNNEFQTWVSTRSKTQGANKLILLKILDLKLNRPETFNELLALLGPDGLALISNILVRTFEIPAALEEESKKDQTRKYHFIEFAPTGTKEESVYPFSSLSFGTRRIIRLVTSVVYDDASVSLIEQPEDGIHHGLLHKLIPLLRSYANPKQFLVTSHSTAVFNRIEPSEIRLVDLADGQTTIRSLTATELSAAESFMENDGPLSEFVESVQEQ
- the xdhA gene encoding xanthine dehydrogenase small subunit; the protein is MKTPELQFVWRGEIISLRNVPPTRTLLQLLREDLGHSATKEGCNEGDCGACTVVLGENQGGQMRYLAVNSCIRLAHSIHGMALWTAADLSSPDQTPHPVQQALHQCHASQCGFCTPGFAMSLFGLYQNQVLKDQPVTRSVAQEALSGNLCRCTGYRPILDAAQQMQHLPKQSLDEAQLLQKLELLAHDSPAIEANFSYKNPVTLKNLLSQRAAHPQAQIVAGCTDVGLWVNKLHMDFAQVLDVTRVAELRQIEATTTHTVIGAAVRLSDAFAALEAERPQLHSFFSRFAGLPVRNSGTLGGNIANGSPIGDSMPLLIALRTSVVLMSVHGARELPLEDFYTGYRKNLLAADEVLAYVHIPRPQAGENLRAYKISKRLEDDISAVCLVINLQIQNGLITQASIGAGGVAATPARARQTEAALQGQPWAHASLSQAMVTLRGEFQPISDMRASAAYRTQVLGNLLERFWQEIQAPTSASLLNLSLEGDAP
- the xdhB gene encoding xanthine dehydrogenase molybdopterin binding subunit; protein product: MTTTAAGQSHPHESAAAQIAGAALYIDDLPEVRGTLYAAPILSKVAHGKLISIDTQAALARPGVRAVLLAADVPGHKMLAAFAGDEPVFAIDTVQYVGQALGVVVADSMAQALHAARLVTAQIEPLPAVLDVRQALAAQSFVLPPVTVRRGDAAQALAHAPHRFQGTLEVGGQEHFYLEGQIAYALPQEQNQWLIHSSTQHPGEVQHWVAHALGLDNHAVRVECRRMGGGFGGKETQAGHLTVWAAVAAHKLQRPVKLRLDRDDDFMLTGKRHPFSYDYQVGFDDTGRLCGLQVQMLAHCGFSADLSGPVADRAIFHADNAYFLQDVEISSYRCKLNTQSHTAFRGFGGPQGMIVTETILGDIARYLKLDPLAVRQRNLYSEEPVDADANVKRNTTHYGMQVEGNILAPLLSKLELSAQYQQRREAILAWNSENSVVKRGIAITPVKFGISFTATLFNQAGALVHVYLDGSISVNHGGTEMGQGLHTKVAQIVADELGVPLHRVRASASDTSKIPNASATAASAGTDLNGRAAQFAARHVRDNLAAFVCGLDGVGAGAVQFAGGQVITPKATRSFEVVVALAYANRIQLWSDGFYRTPKIHYDKTTLTGRPFYYFAYGAACTEVAIDTLTGESRVLKVDILHDVGRSINPALDIGQIEGGFVQGMGWLITEELVWNAQGVLSTHAPSTYKIPTAGDVPEHFKIDLWPEPNTEDNVFGSKAVGEPPFMLAISVFEALRDAVAQARGDGEVVRLTAPATAENVLRALGGD
- a CDS encoding LysR family transcriptional regulator; the protein is MKERDVFGSIDIHLIKVLHTVLSERSVSRAAIRLGMHQPAVSSALKRLREFSGDPLLVRSGASMVPTEAGLRMLDPAARILQAAQVLFSDARGFDPTQAQHTFRIAASDYLDPHFLPKLVAQIKTLAPLCHVEISPLSAASDYRTQLAQGDVDVVIGNWATPPQDLHLGRLFGDDVVCLVASNHPAVRRGWDKEAWLAVDHIAPAALHPGAKGVIDDYLASQGLQRHIAARCPYFGLIPAMVASTLLVLTTGRQYCERFVEVLPVKILPCPIQFPRMMYYQLWHERSHTTTSAKWLRERVKSVAAALKNEKIIQTA
- a CDS encoding DUF4276 family protein encodes the protein MYAVLAEDTSDVETLTTLIKRIANNNGISVKGKGYCGCSGMLIKGARDLRMFHDMGRTQRYVVCYDSDGCDPVVRRQELIDKVIGPSGVMAPICALVPTQEMESWILADISAVQKVITGWVPDKDILHPETIDSPKEYLEKMSRLRQRPRYSHATHNSKIAKYLDIAKLLSKCPSFAPLYKLVTTGKA